The following coding sequences are from one Portunus trituberculatus isolate SZX2019 unplaced genomic scaffold, ASM1759143v1 PGA_scaffold_399__1_contigs__length_104998, whole genome shotgun sequence window:
- the LOC123500546 gene encoding uncharacterized protein LOC123500546, translated as MVDPIQGESEGGQDEPTTRTNWLWRRADWEALRAELSQTNWEDRLTGTLNEQVEAFTSHLLSLQSNRHPRWKTDLTAKLSGQNVGKKEWWSSLKQQQGLATDSTIPPLTTPSGEVVTRGRDKAELFSAHFSTKMSVTHPNNTPPRIPVLTTAELDSLHITMEEVMALLSKTDTKKALGPDNISPHILRQCAAELATPLTQLYRECLTSQTWPALWKQARVVPVHKKGSRADPKNYRPISLSPWWGRRWKSSSREKSPPSSTPTTSLTQSSLGSGRVSRQPTCFS; from the exons ATGGTCGACCCAATTCAGGG TGAAAGTGAGGGTGGACAGGATGAACCGACAACGCGCACCAACTGGCTTTGGCGGCGAGCtgactgggaggcactgagagCTGAGCTCAGCCAGACAAACTGGGAGGATCGTCTCACTGGCACCCTTAACGAACAGGTGGAGGCCTTCACCAGTCACCTGCTGTCCCTTCAGTCAAA CCGCCATCCAAGGTGGAAGACTGACCTGACTGCAAAGCTCTCAGGTCAGAATGTTGGTAAGAAGGAGTGGTGGAGTAgcttgaagcagcagcagggcctGGCCACGGACTCCACCATCCCCCCACTCACCACACCGAGCGGTGAGGTAGtgacgagagggagggacaaagccGAGCTATTCTCCGCCCACTTCTCCACCAAAATGAGTGTTACCCACCCAAACAACACTCCACCCAGGATCCCAGTGCTAACAACTGCTGAGCTGGACAGCCTGCACATCAccatggaggaggtgatggcccTGCTCAGCAAGACCGACACGAAGAAGGCTCTGGGACCAGACAACATCAGCCCTCACATACTCAGGCAATGTGCAGCTGAGCTCGCCACTCCACTCACCCAGCTCTACCGGGAATGCCTCACTTCCCAAACATGGCCAGCACTCTGGAAGCAGGCCAGAGTGGTGCCTGTACACAAGAAGGGTAGCAGGgcggatcctaagaactacaggcccatctctctctctccgtggtggGGAAGACGCTGGAAGTCCTCATCACGAGAAAAGTCACCGCCTTCCTCGacgcccaccacctccttaactcaaagcagtttgggttcaggcagGGTAAGTCGGCAGCCGACCTGCTTCTCCTAA